caatatctatcgatatcccagaaataggatgaaatttcgcgttcgcattcatactagctgagtaacgggtatctgatagccgactatagcattctgtCTTGTTAACTTATATCGCTTAATAGATATGTAGTAACGTAATTATGCCTTCCTCACAATTCACCGCGGTGGTCCGCCGCATCGATTCcttgttaaataaacaaacatttctcGATATTGCGCATCCACTTAAGCCGAAATCAGAACCCAGCCACTAGGCAGGCACATAGCCACGTAGCACATAAGAattctttttcatatgttGCACATAAGCATAAGCAAGAAGCGCTCTCGCGCAGATCAAGTAAACAACCCACTAACCCAGTACATCTAAGATTTTTTCACACCAACTGTTTCAGTCTTAAGCTGATattcaatcaataaaaacgcaaGGCGGATTCATtctgagtttttatttatttcggcgttgatcttagttcaaatacggatcatttattcgactcaTTTTACTATGTATATGCAGTATGTATGGCTTCAGATcaatatacagaggtggtcaaaagtatttacacaacgagcttttttttcaattgtcaactaattgaaaaaaaagctcgttgtgtaaatacttttgaccacctctgtatgttTATCTGTAAACGAAAATGAGCTTTTTATAGCAGCAGAAAGCTTTGAGTCGAATTTTCGACATTCGAATGTTAATTCAAAGCTTTTATTAACAGAATTCGTTAACAGAGCACTGAAATAATTAATATCCATATAATATAATGCCATCCTtttggggaataaaataaacagaaataTCTTTATTCCTTAAAGAACCTAATTACTTCGAAAAAGCGTGTTAGCACTTCTAGTTCTAAAGCTTTAACTTCGTGAACCAGTAATTTCGCCCCTTGGGATCGACGATCTGACACCGACACAATTCTTTTCCCTGCGACACTAGTTCGGCAAACTGGGCAACCATGGGATCCCGACCGCAGGATGCCACTGAAGTCACCTTGTCGTTGTCATCCAAGAAGTAGGCAACGAACTGCAGATCCTCGAGACTTCCGTCGATGACAACGTCCCTGAAAAGTCCATATCCTGCGGAGCGAAAGGCTCTGCCGAAGATCACAGTATAGAAAAAGGGAATGGCTTCCAGTTTCGCAATGTGGCCACTCATGTTCAGTGCAGCAATGCGTCCGTGGTATTGCGCCAATCCATAGTGGCTTATATTTACTCGATCTGGAAACCCACCCAAGATATATGCATGGGCTATATCCCCGCCCACATAAACATTGCGTACTCTAGTCTGCAGAAAGTCGTTGACATCCACGGAGCCATCGGGATTGATGCTGATACCACTCCGCTGGAGAAACTGTGTGTTGCACTGACAACCAGTGCCGAGAATGAGCAGATTACAGGGTATTCGCGACTTATCCAGGAGCTCCACTGCAGCCACCTCCCCACGGCTGTTTCCCAAAATCCTGATGATTCCACTGCTCATGCGCAAATCTACCTTATTCTCCTCCAGGAGCTTCAGTATCCGCTGTCCTATCAACTCACCCAATGTGCTTTTGAAAGGCACATTTTGTCGGGCTACCAGGGTAACGCTGCCCGCTCTGGAAACGAGATTGGCCGAAGCCTCGACAGCCATGAAACTGGAACCCAGGCACACCACTTGGGTTGATTTGTCCACCATTTGGAATATGCTCCTGGCATCGCCAATGTCCCTAATGGTTTTCACATTTTTCAAGTGCACTCCGGGTAAGTTTGGTGTGACGGCGGAATAACCTGTTGCTATATAGATTTTGTCATACGGAAACCTTTTGCCATTAGCGCAATGAAGGATGTTGCAATTCGTATTCAACCTTTCAGCGGATACTCCCAACTGCATCTCTATGCCGTAGTCCTTGTAGAACTGTTCTTCCCGAAGGGCCAAGTTCTTGGTATAAGTGTTCAACAAGTTCATGATCCCTGTTCGATCATAGGGCAGATGTTTTTCCCGGCAGACGAGGGTCAAGCGACCAGTGAATCCCTCCTGGCGCAGCGTCTCCACACAGACAGCACCTGAAGGACCACCTCCCACCACCAGAAAGTGTCGTTGGTCCTGCCAGTTACGGCTTGCCATTGGTTTTATTCTTGAGTGTCGTAGTAAATAAGATCGCTTCACTTGGACGAGCACCTGGCCTCTGGAGTCGACACTAACTCGATGACAGGGCAACGAATCTAGTCCTGGAAAGTTCTCAATGTCACCAGTAGTCAGATTGAAACAAGCTCCGTGCCAAGGACATCGCACCCGATTCCTGGACAGAACGCCCTTCGCAAGGGGAGCTCCACGATGTGGACACATGGCGCCAACCGCCCGCAGGATTCCACTTTGCTTGACCAGAAGGATGCTGGGTATTCCGCGTGCATCCACTTGCCTCATCTCATTTTCTTGCACTTCAAGCTTGTGGCACACGACCACAGGATCGATATAATCATTTTCTTCCATTTGAAATGTTGAACTCAGTTGAATGAGTCATATTAATTGACAGAATAACAATGGAAAGTGTGAAGCACAGAAAACCAAAGCTggactatcagatacctatTAATCATTATAAAGAAAATGCTAGGCGGATGTAGATATGCAAGCAGAAAAGCTGATACCCATCATATCACCAAGGCGAATCATCTTgatgaaaaatctatatatacttcataagtttggaaacgcttccttcgcCAGGAGTTCTTAAAAGCGTTAAAATTAATTAGTACACCTTTCTGGTTAACAATTTTTGTTGTCTTTTATTCTTATGTGTCAAATAGTAATTTATTTCATCGCATTCGTTTTATCATTTACGTAGTTGCTGCTTTTTTTTACTGACATTTCTATTTggttgaaatatttttggtttttgtaaTTCTTTTATTCGTTAGATATAAATACGACATCACGTTTTCGTAATTGATATTTCTCCTATGCAATTTTCTTGTATTCCTAtataaagcaataaataacttgttgatgtttttgttggttttggtTTTCCGGGCAGGGCCTAACCAATGTTGTGCTCGCCATGCCCCGCATTTGTTTGACGCTATACAgacttaattaatttaaaattcagtTTTAGTTTCCATTCACtatacacaaatatacaatatttacaataaaatatCAGGGCTACGAATCTAAATGATAGAGCGAAGTAATCGTTCGAAACAGATAATCATAACGCCTAGTAACATTCAAGCCGTGTCAGGTGTATCTTCAAGCTAAGCCCACCTTTTGGCAAACCGAAGTGAAATCAAGGATTTTGAGCAAATTGTGTTTTGGATTTTTGTTTTCGGTGTAGGCTTCCCAAGAATTAAGAAGGCTTAGGGCATAAACAATAGGGTGTGGATGTGTGGTGGTGTggaggtgtgtgtgtgtggtaaAGCCACGCGAAGCGTTGCCACCTTTCTCAGGCGCCAAGCATTTCCGCTCATGTTGCTGAAGTCGATGTTGCAGCACGCCAAGTCACATGTTGCTGCATCtaatgttgttgctgctgcttttcctgtttctttttctgttgttttttctgttgctgctgctgctgctgctgctgttgcgagCGTTCTGTGTGATGCCGCTGCTATAGCTGCGACGAATGtggctgatgctgctgctgctgctgggcagcGGCCAGCAGCAGACTGCGCGACTGCATCTCAAAGTAGCGCAAGAGCAGATTCGAGTATCAGTAATGTACGCCGGGCGCCGACGGATTGGGGGCGGTACTGACGCTCACCCCGCCGCTCCCGCCGCcactgctgttgttgttgttgtggctgctgttgttgttcgcATTGTTGTTGGCGCTGGTCGTGTTGGTGCTGCCCGAATCGCCCAGCCAG
This genomic stretch from Drosophila mauritiana strain mau12 chromosome 2L, ASM438214v1, whole genome shotgun sequence harbors:
- the LOC117145569 gene encoding apoptosis-inducing factor 3, which gives rise to MEENDYIDPVVVCHKLEVQENEMRQVDARGIPSILLVKQSGILRAVGAMCPHRGAPLAKGVLSRNRVRCPWHGACFNLTTGDIENFPGLDSLPCHRVSVDSRGQVLVQVKRSYLLRHSRIKPMASRNWQDQRHFLVVGGGPSGAVCVETLRQEGFTGRLTLVCREKHLPYDRTGIMNLLNTYTKNLALREEQFYKDYGIEMQLGVSAERLNTNCNILHCANGKRFPYDKIYIATGYSAVTPNLPGVHLKNVKTIRDIGDARSIFQMVDKSTQVVCLGSSFMAVEASANLVSRAGSVTLVARQNVPFKSTLGELIGQRILKLLEENKVDLRMSSGIIRILGNSRGEVAAVELLDKSRIPCNLLILGTGCQCNTQFLQRSGISINPDGSVDVNDFLQTRVRNVYVGGDIAHAYILGGFPDRVNISHYGLAQYHGRIAALNMSGHIAKLEAIPFFYTVIFGRAFRSAGYGLFRDVVIDGSLEDLQFVAYFLDDNDKVTSVASCGRDPMVAQFAELVSQGKELCRCQIVDPKGRNYWFTKLKL